In a single window of the Sediminicoccus sp. KRV36 genome:
- a CDS encoding aldo/keto reductase, producing MSTPLLTTARMTMPALGLGTWPLKGQDCEEAVESALGLGYRHIDTAEMYGNEAAVGAGLATSGIPRGDIFLTTKIWHDKPEGPAFRAAFTASLERLKQPYVDLLLVHWPSPALNLPSVLTALAEIHAAGLARAVGVSNFPSALLRQALALDIAPIACLQVEQHAMLGQQTLLDITQPAGIVMTSYTPLGKGEVLEHPVLTGIAARLGATPAQVALAYLLSKNLVAAVPKARSAARQAENLAATRLVLSATDLAALPALPKNRRFVNPEFAPAWDPPSA from the coding sequence ATGAGCACGCCCCTGCTGACCACCGCCCGAATGACCATGCCTGCCCTGGGCCTCGGCACCTGGCCGCTCAAGGGACAGGATTGCGAGGAGGCCGTGGAATCGGCCCTGGGCCTGGGCTACCGGCACATTGATACGGCCGAGATGTATGGCAATGAAGCTGCCGTCGGCGCCGGCCTTGCCACCAGCGGCATCCCGCGCGGCGATATCTTCCTCACCACGAAGATCTGGCATGACAAGCCCGAGGGGCCAGCCTTCCGCGCCGCCTTCACCGCCTCGCTGGAGCGGCTCAAGCAACCTTATGTGGATCTTTTGCTGGTGCATTGGCCCTCGCCCGCGCTGAACCTGCCCTCCGTGCTGACGGCACTGGCCGAGATCCATGCGGCGGGGCTGGCCCGGGCTGTCGGCGTCTCGAACTTCCCGAGTGCCCTGCTGCGGCAGGCCCTGGCGCTCGACATCGCCCCCATCGCCTGCCTGCAGGTGGAGCAGCACGCCATGCTCGGCCAGCAAACCCTGCTCGACATCACGCAGCCGGCCGGAATTGTGATGACCAGCTATACCCCCCTCGGCAAGGGTGAGGTTCTGGAGCACCCGGTGCTGACCGGCATCGCCGCCCGCCTCGGTGCCACGCCGGCCCAGGTGGCGTTGGCCTATCTGCTCTCCAAGAACCTGGTCGCGGCCGTGCCCAAGGCCCGCAGCGCAGCCCGCCAGGCGGAGAACCTGGCCGCCACGCGGCTTGTGCTGAGCGCGACGGATCTCGCGGCCCTCCCGGCCCTGCCGAAGAACCGGCGCTTCGTGAACCCGGAATTCGCTCC